The genomic window AGATGCGCTTCCAGGTCGATGAGAGCCGCAAGTTCGCGGTGGTCGAGGAAGTGCTGGCCCGGCTCGAAGCCGAAGACGCGGACGTCAACCGCACCGATGGCGCGCGGGTCAACACCCCCGATGGCTGGTGGCTGCTGCGCGCGTCGAACACGCAGGACGTGCTGGTCGCGCGGGCCGAGGCGAGGTCGCAGGAGGGCCTCGACCGGCTGATGGCGCAGATCGACGCCCAGCTGGCGGCAAGCGGGCTGGCGCGCGGGCCGCAGGCAGCGCACTAGGCTGCGCCGGGCTTGAACTCCGCGGTGAGGTCGTAGCGGTCGCCGGGGAAGAGCTGTTCGACGCGGGTGACCGGCATATCGATGCGCCACGTCTGGCGCTCGATCAGCAGGCAGGCCTTGCCGGCGGGCATTTTGAGCAGTCCGGCCTGTTCGGTATTGGCCTCGACCGCGCGGATCTGGTGGCGGGCGCGGGTCCAGGGGACATGGCTAAGCAGCCAGCCGCCGGGGGAGATTTCCGCGAACGCCTCGGTTTCCGCCTGCGGGACGGCGGCGAGGAAGATCGTGCGAGCCTCAAGGCAGAGCGGGCGATCCGCGGCGTAATGGACGCCGGTGACGATGAGTTCGCCGCCATCCGTCTGGCGATCGAGCAATTCCCAGCGATAGGCTTCGCCGCGCGCGGCGATCATCGCGGCGAGATCGGGGACTTCGAGCACTGCGGAATGGACCTGCGGATCGGCGACGAACGACCCCGCCTTGCGGCGGCGCTCGATCAGGCCGGCACGGGCGAGACGGGTGAGCGCCTTGTTGACCGTCGCGCGCGAGCAGCCATAGGAGGCGACCAGCTCATGCTCGAACGGAATGCGCATCCCCGGGCGCCATTCGCCCGAATGGACGCGGGCCTCGATATCGGAGCGGATGCGCTCCTCGACGGTCATGCGAGCAGCGACGCGACTGTCTGGCGATAGCGCGCGGCGACCGCAGCGGCGGCGATGTGGCGGCCTTCGGTCACGATCTTGCGCCCGCCGCGCCACACCGCATCGATCGCGCCGTGGCGGGCGGCGAAGATCCACGCGTCGAGCAAAGTGTCGTCGGCCATGCCAGCGAGCGCGGGATGATTGGCGTCGAGCGCGACGATGTCGGCGGGGTGGCCGATGGCGATGCCGCCGGTGACGCCGAGCGCCTGCGCGCCGCCAGCCTGCGCGGCGTCGAACAGGGTGCGGCCGACCGAGGCGCCTTCGCGGGCCAGCAAGGCGCGGCGGCGATGGGCGAGGCGCTGCGAATATTCGATCCCGCGCAATTCGCCAGCCGCATCGACGAGGATGTTGGAATCGGTGCCGACGCCGATACGCCCACCAGCCTCCAGATAGCGAATCGCCGGAAAGATGCCGTCGCCGAGATTGGCCTCGGTGACCGGGCACAGGCCAGCGACCGCTTTGCTTGCTGCGAGGCGGTCGCATTCGCCGTTGGTCAGGTGCGTCGAATGGATCAGGCACCAGCGGGCATCCACCGCCGCATTGTCCAGTAGCCACTCGACCGGACGCGCGCCGCTCCATGCGATGCACGCCTCGACTTCCTTGGTCTGCTCGGCGGCGTGAATGTGGATCGGGCCGTTGACGAGCGGGATGATCGCCGCCAGCTCTTCGGGCGTGACGGCGCGAAGCGAATGCGGGGCGATGCCGAGCACCGCGTCCGCAGGCAGCCTGGCGCGGCTGGCCTCGACCAGGCGCGCAAAGCCATCGACGTCGCTGAGGAACCGGCGCTGGCCGGGGGCGGGGGGGGCGCCGCCGAAATCGCCATGCGCGTAGAAAACCGGCAGCAGGGTCAGGCCGATGCCGCTCTCCTCCGCCGCGGC from Sphingomonas sp. includes these protein-coding regions:
- a CDS encoding UTRA domain-containing protein, giving the protein MTVEERIRSDIEARVHSGEWRPGMRIPFEHELVASYGCSRATVNKALTRLARAGLIERRRKAGSFVADPQVHSAVLEVPDLAAMIAARGEAYRWELLDRQTDGGELIVTGVHYAADRPLCLEARTIFLAAVPQAETEAFAEISPGGWLLSHVPWTRARHQIRAVEANTEQAGLLKMPAGKACLLIERQTWRIDMPVTRVEQLFPGDRYDLTAEFKPGAA
- a CDS encoding formimidoylglutamate deiminase → MQTLWFESVLLGTGWAKSVRIGVADGRITSIETGAQPSGERQGIALPGLSNVHSHGFQRGMAGLSERRGRPDDDFWSWREVMYRFLDRLTPEDIAAITAQAYVEMLETGFTHVGEFHYLHNDVDGRRYADPAETAGAIAAAAEESGIGLTLLPVFYAHGDFGGAPPAPGQRRFLSDVDGFARLVEASRARLPADAVLGIAPHSLRAVTPEELAAIIPLVNGPIHIHAAEQTKEVEACIAWSGARPVEWLLDNAAVDARWCLIHSTHLTNGECDRLAASKAVAGLCPVTEANLGDGIFPAIRYLEAGGRIGVGTDSNILVDAAGELRGIEYSQRLAHRRRALLAREGASVGRTLFDAAQAGGAQALGVTGGIAIGHPADIVALDANHPALAGMADDTLLDAWIFAARHGAIDAVWRGGRKIVTEGRHIAAAAVAARYRQTVASLLA